The following are encoded in a window of Sutcliffiella horikoshii genomic DNA:
- a CDS encoding YczE/YyaS/YitT family protein has protein sequence MFIRSLFYLIGLFVLSFGISLTIKSDMGAGAWDALNVGLSTTFGLTVGSWVFIVGIILIAINAWLHKSKPDYLAVITIFLVGVFIDFWLIQVFGAWIPVGMFFRFVVLLAGMVIMAIGISAYLQAKFPVIPIDNLMLGIQNRFKVKMMTAKTIGEVFALIFALIFKGPIGVGTFIITFGIGPLIQIFYPRLENLYKKLRHES, from the coding sequence TTGTCTTATCCTTCGGGATCAGTTTAACGATAAAATCAGATATGGGGGCAGGAGCGTGGGATGCACTTAATGTAGGACTTTCCACTACATTTGGACTGACCGTAGGGAGCTGGGTGTTTATTGTCGGGATTATCCTGATTGCTATCAATGCATGGCTGCATAAAAGTAAACCTGATTATCTGGCGGTCATTACGATTTTCCTTGTCGGGGTGTTTATCGACTTCTGGTTGATACAAGTGTTCGGCGCATGGATTCCAGTGGGGATGTTTTTCCGTTTTGTTGTCCTTTTAGCCGGAATGGTTATTATGGCGATAGGAATTTCCGCATACCTGCAAGCTAAATTCCCTGTCATTCCAATCGACAACTTGATGCTCGGGATTCAAAATCGTTTCAAGGTGAAGATGATGACGGCTAAAACCATCGGAGAAGTATTTGCGCTTATTTTCGCTCTAATTTTCAAAGGGCCGATTGGCGTAGGAACATTTATCATCACGTTTGGGATCGGTCCATTAATTCAGATTTTCTACCCGCGTTTAGAAAACTTATATAAGAAACTGCGACACGAGAGCTGA